One window from the genome of Nicotiana sylvestris chromosome 9, ASM39365v2, whole genome shotgun sequence encodes:
- the LOC104226878 gene encoding uncharacterized protein — translation MDGYFRRIWGNRGIDKVALVNKGVFLMQFQSEESKIRIIEEGDKMFDKKPVVIRPWKQDIDMKKETIDKIPIWIRLTGLDIKYWGKNALMKIAGMVGKPLKVDRATSQKKRLTFARILVKVSINQQYPSKIMFENEYGKIIE, via the coding sequence ATGGATGGGTATTTTAGGAGAATTTGGGGAAATAGGGGAATTGACAAAGTGGCACTTGTTAACAAGGGGGTGTTCCTTATGCAGTTTCAATCTGAAGAAAGTAAAATCAGAATTATTGAAGAAGGAgacaagatgtttgataaaaAGCCAGTTGTAATTAGACCATGGAAGCAGGACATTGACATGAAGAAGGAGACTATTGACAAGATTCCTATATGGATCAGACTCACAGGGTTGGATATTAAGTATTGGGGAAAGAATGCTCTCATGAAAATTGCAGGAATGGTGGGAAAACCACTGAAGGTAGATAGAGCTACATCGCAGAAAAAACGACTTACATTTGCTAGAATACTTGTTAAGGTGTCAATTAACCAGCAATATCCATCCAAAATCATGTTTGAAAATGAATATGGAAAGATTATAGAATAA
- the LOC104226877 gene encoding probable glucan endo-1,3-beta-glucosidase A6 codes for MMGCLSTTLLLLSFLAFASFSSAEISSKVGICYGQLGNNLPLPTKSVDLINGLKANRVKIYDANPEILKAFKGTKIQVSVMVPNELINNISTNQDLADQWVKTNVVPFYPDTMIRYLLVGNEILSNPPNTTWFNLVPAIRKIRYSVKKFGLGKIKVGTPLAIDMLESSFPPSNGTFRSDISEKVMIPLLHFLNRTKSFFFIDVYPYFAWAAQPTVINLDYALLESKNITVTDPVSGLTYTNLLDQMIDAVYFAMKRVGYPDVRLFIAETGWPNAGNVDQIGASIYNAATYNRNVIKKFTAKPPVGTPAKPGVIVPTLLFALYNENQKPGPGTERHFGLLYPNGTNIYEIDLSGKTPLSEYEPLPRPRNNEPYKGKIWCVVGRKASVTEVSGALAYACGQGNRTCDEIRPGGKCYKPNSLVLHANYAFSSYWAQFKSAGGTCYFNGLAIPTKSDPSYGACKFPSVTL; via the exons ATGATGGGTTGTTTATCTACTACTTTGCTTCTGCTATCTTTCCTTGCTTTTGCTTCTTTCTCCA GTGCAGAAATCTCATCTAAAGTAGGAATATGCTACGGACAACTTGGGAACAACCTCCCTCTACCAACAAAATCAGTTGACTTAATCAATGGTCTCAAAGCCAATAGAGTCAAGATCTACGATGCAAACCCAGAAATCCTTAAAGCCTTCAAAGGCACAAAAATTCAAGTTTCAGTCATGGTCCCTAATGAGCTTATCAACAACATTTCTACAAATCAAGACTTAGCAGACCAATGGGTCAAAACCAATGTTGTACCATTTTACCCCGACACTATGATCCGTTACCTCCTTGTTGGAAACGAAATCCTAAGTAACCCACCCAACACCACTTGGTTCAACCTTGTACCTGCCATACGCAAAATCAGATACTCTGTCAAAAAATTTGGTCTCGGAAAAATCAAAGTTGGTACACCATTAGCTATTGACATGCTTGAATCTTCTTTCCCACCTTCTAATGGTACATTTAGGTCCGACATTTCGGAAAAAGTCATGATACCATTGTTACATTTTTTGAATCGAACCAAATCATTCTTTTTCATAGATGTTTATCCTTATTTTGCTTGGGCAGCTCAACCTACAGTAATTAATCTTGACTATGCTTTGTTAGAGTCCAAGAATATTACTGTTACGGATCCGGTTTCGGGTTTAACCTATACGAATTTATTGGACCAAATGATTGATGCAGTGTATTTCGCTATGAAGAGGGTGGGCTACCCGGATGTTCGGTTATTTATTGCAGAAACGGGTTGGCCCAATGCTGGTAATGTAGACCAAATTGGAGCGAGCATCTATAATGCAGCAACGTACAACAGGAACGTGATTAAAAAGTTTACAGCTAAGCCACCTGTGGGAACGCCAGCAAAACCAGGAGTTATCGTGCCGACATTATTGTTTGCTTTGTACAACGAGAATCAGAAACCGGGTCCGGGTACGGAGCGGCATTTCGGGTTATTGTACCCGAATGGGACGAATATATACGAGATAGACTTGTCGGGAAAGACGCCATTGTCGGAATATGAGCCATTGCCGAGGCCGAGGAACAATGAGCCATACAAGGGGAAAATCTGGTGCGTTGTTGGGAGAAAAGCGAGTGTAACAGAAGTGAGTGGAGCATTAGCATATGCATGTGGGCAGGGTAATCGGACCTGTGATGAGATCCGACCCGGAGGAAAATGTTACAAACCGAATTCTTTGGTGTTACATGCGAATTACGCATTCAGTTCTTATTGGGCTCAGTTTAAGTCAGCTGGAGGAACTTGTTATTTCAATGGGCTTGCTATTCCGACCAAAAGTGATCCAA GTTATGGAGCTTGCAAGTTCCCAAGCGTCACACTTTGA